A stretch of Lathyrus oleraceus cultivar Zhongwan6 chromosome 6, CAAS_Psat_ZW6_1.0, whole genome shotgun sequence DNA encodes these proteins:
- the LOC127096279 gene encoding uncharacterized protein LOC127096279, with protein sequence MSYTELYPSLLQKGLVVPRPMGPPPDRLPPWYNPNAHCPFHEGAPGHDLEGCYALKHRVRELIESKILSFKDMGPNVKNNPLPPHGNPAVNAIEDASVGVTVDKVDDVKTPLVAFHARLVEAGMINVNHENCEECATYPKGCQVVRDNIQNLMDKGVLQISSVVKNEDVLVIEPCFNLPEPVEIPYYSGGVVPVNSKSSPVEICMPTPFPYESTKVVPWKYEFTTVDKVVEGSADAEVTEAVSEDVTNIAGMSRMTRSGRVYTPEFNVTPQGPNKESTVVAPTKEPEVVQSEDAVEFLKLIKKSDYKVVDQLHQTPSKISILSLLLNSQAHREALLKVLAQAHVTQSITVDQFDGVVANIKACNTLSFSGEELPEDGQNHYRALHISVKCKDDALHIAAYWDVLGLMLQGQSPPLYTKR encoded by the exons ATGTCGTACACTGAGTTGTATCCTTCCCTATTACAAAAGGGTTTGGTGGTTCCCAGACCTATGGGACCTCCACCTGATCGTCTTCCTCCATGGTACAACCCTAATGCACATTGTCCTTTTCACGAGGGTGCCCCCGGGCATGACCTAGAGGGTTGCTACGCTCTAAAGCATAGGGTTCGTGAGCTAATTGAAAGCAAGATCTTGTCTTTTAAGGACATGGGACCTAAtgtgaagaacaatcctcttcctCCCCATGGAAATCCTGCAGTAAACGCCATTGAAGACGCCTCTGTTGGTGTTACGGTTGATAAGGTGGATGATGTTAAGACTCCTTTGGTAGCATTCCATGCCCGATTGGTGGAAGCTGGCATGATTAATGTTAATCATGAAAATTGTGAAGAGTGTGCCACATACCCAAAGGGATGTCAGGTGGTACGAGACAACATTCAAAATTTGATGGATAAAGGAGTGCTTCAAATATCCAGTGTTGTGAAGAACGAAGACGTGTTGGTAATTGAACCTTGTTTCAATTTACCTGAACCAGTTGAAATTCCATATTATAGTGGTGGAGTGGTTCCAGTGAATAGTAAGTCGTCGCCTGTGGAAATATGTATGCCCACGCCTTTTCCCTACGAGAGCACCAAGGTTGTGCCTTGGAAATATGAGTTTACTACTGTGGATAAGGTTGTTGAAGGAAGTGCAGACGCTGAAGTGACAGAAGCTGTAAGTGAAGACGTCACCAATATTGCAGGGATGAGCagaatgacccgtagtggtcgagtcTATACGCCCGAATTCAATGTGACTCCTCAAGGGCCAAACAAGGAATCAACAGTTGTAGCTCCCACTAAAGAACCTGAAGTGGTTCAATCCGAAGATGCTGTTGAATTCTTGAAgttgatcaagaaaagtgactacaaggttgTGGACCAGTTGCATCAAACACCGTCTAAGATCTCTATTTTATCTTTGCTGTTGAATTCCCAAgcccatagggaggctttgttgaaggtGCTTGCTCAAGCTCATGTAACACAAAGTATAACAGTAGACCAATTTGATGGAGTAGTTGCAAATATCAAAGCCTGCAATACTTTAAGCTTCAGTGGAGAGGAATTACCTGAGGATGGACAAAATCACTATCGTGCTCTCCATATCTCAGTAaaatgcaaagatgatgctttg CATATAGCTGCTTACTGGGACGTCCTTGGACTCATGCTGCAGGGGCAGTCACCTCCACTTTACACCAAAAGATGA
- the LOC127096280 gene encoding uncharacterized protein LOC127096280 has protein sequence MSLKILKRNIIRPRRTLLVRPNDSLTRRNNDSEASTVVNPSQDANVHTKVPQGADDEKAIELESSPKFISSVKTFCLLLEHSMSFEGSVELHVTSSKALLIIGSHMPEVVASHYALKVSWLKQLLLNHVDWDTRESIACLLGIVSSALPLPATSDVISELTSIFSQTHKPRFETQHGALCAIGYITADYLSRALMPEIFLRKTLRCLVDVVNPETSALAAVAMQALGHIGLRISLPPLEDSNSDGILILLYDKLSKFLLSDDVKAIQKIVISIGHISVKESSSSHIDMSLNLIFSLCRSKAEDVLFAAGEALSFLWGSVPVSANTILRTNFTSLSTASNFLMGDLNSAESKQFPNGQSEHSEGYHASARDAIMKKLFDELLYSSRKEERCARTVWLVSLTKYCGSHPTIQKMLPEIQEAFSHLLGEQNELTQELASQGMIIVYDLDDESMKQNLVNELVNTLTGSGKRKRAIKLVEDSEVFQDGSLGETASGGKLNTYKELCSFANEMGQPDLIYKFMDLSNHQASLNSKRAVAFGFSKIAKQAGDALKPHLRSLIPRLVCYQYDPNKNIQDAMVHIWKSLVADSKKTIDEHLDLIIDDLLVQCGSRLWRSREASCLALADIIQGRKFYEVGKHLKRLWSGAFRAMDNIKENTETMNSKFSEAAMQEITKIAADLINKPLSSVFKDHGGSDIDTSSSIPITVHEAIVWRKKIHSGPADAFHFHCSKITW, from the exons ATGTCTTTGAAGATCTTGAAAAGAAATATCATTAGGCCAAGACGCACTCTTCTTGTTCGACCAAATGATTCCCTCACACGCCGAAACAATGATTCTGAAGCTAGCACTGTTGTTAACCCTTCTCAAGATGCAAATGTTCACACCAAAGTTCCTCAAGGGGCCGATGATGAAAAGGCCATTGAGTTGGAGA GCTCGCCTAAATTTATATCATCAGTGAAGACATTTTGTTTGCTCTTGGAACACTCTATGTCATTTGAAGGCTCTGTTGAGTTGCATGTCACTTCTTCCAAAGCATTGCTTATAATTGGATCGCATATGCCAGAGGTGGTAGCATCACATTATGCTCTCAAAGTTTCATGGCTTAAGCAACTACTACTGAATCATGTAGATTGGGACACTCGGGAATCCATTGCATGTTTACTTGGAATCGTGTCTTCTGCTCTTCCTCTGCCTGCAACATCTGATGTTATTTCGGAATTGACTTCAATTTTCAGCCAAACACATAAGCCTAGATTTGAGACTCAGCACGGTGCGCTTTGTGCAATAGGATATATCACTGCAGATTATTTGTCTAGAGCACTTATGCCAGAAATTTTTCTCCGGAAAACACTTAGATGCCTAGTTGATGTGGTTAATCCTGAAACTTCTGCTCTTGCTGCTGTTGCAATGCAAGCATTAGGTCATATTGGACTGCGTATTTCTTTACCTCCACTTGAGGATTCTAATTCAGATGGAATTCTCATACTTCTGTATGATAAATTGAGTAAGTTTCTCTTGAGTGATGATGTTAAAGCAATACAGAAGATCGTCATATCCATTGGGCATATATCTGTAAAGGAATCATCATCCTCTCATATAGATATGTCCTTAAATTTGATTTTCAGTCTTTGTCGATCTAAGGCTGAGGATGTTCTGTTTGCTGCTGGGGAGGCACTTTCTTTTTTGTGGGGTAGTGTTCCTGTCAGTGCTAACACAATCCTCAGAACTAACTTCACTTCACTATCGACTGCTTCAAATTTTCTGATGGGAGATTTAAACTCTGCTGAGTCAAAGCAGTTcccaaatggacaaagtgaacATAGTGAAGGATACCATGCTTCTGCAAGAGATGCAATTATGAAAAAGCTTTTTGATGAGCTTTTGTATAGTAGCAGGAAAGAAGAGCGATGTGCTAGAACTGTCTGGCTAGTATCACTTACAAAGTACTGCGGCAGTCATCCTACTATTCAGAAAATGCTTCCAGAAATTCAGGAGGCTTTCTCTCACCTTCTTGGTGAACAAAATGAACTCACACAAGAGTTGGCTTCTCAAGGCATGATTATTGTGTATGACCttgatgatgaatctatgaaacAAAATTTGGTGAATGAACTTGTGAATACGTTGACTGGGTCAGGCAAACGGAAAAGAGCAATCAAGCTTGTTGAagattctgaagtatttcaagATGGATCTCTTGGTGAAACTGCTAGTGGAGGGAAACTGAACACTTATAAGGAGTTATGTAGCTTTGCAAATGAGATGGGACAGCCAGACTTGATTTATAAGTTTATGGATTTATCAAATCATCAAGCTTCTTTGAATTCTAAGAGAGCAGTTGCTTTTGGCTTCTCaaaaatagcaaagcaagcagGGGATGCTCTTAAGCCACATTTACGATCTTTGATTCCAAGGCTTGTATGCTACCAGTATGATCCTAATAAAAATATACAGGATGCAATGGTACACATATGGAAGTCACTAGTGGCTGATTCGAAGAAAACCATTGATGAACACTTAGATCTCATTATTGATGATTTACTAGTTCAATGTGGATCTCGGCTTTGGCGGTCACGTGAAGCATCATGTCTCGCCCTTGCAGATATTATTCAAGGACGAAAGTTTTATGAGGTTGGAAAGCATTTAAAAAGATTATGGTCGGGAGCATTTCGTGCCATGGACAACATAAAGGAAAATACCGAAA CTATGAATTCAAAGTTCAGTGAAGCGGCAATGCAGGAGATCACTAAGATAGCAGCTGACTTGATAAATAAACCTCTCAGTTCTGTTTTTAAGGACCATGGTGGTAGTGACATTGACACTAGTAGCAGCATTCCAATCACAGTTCATGAGGCAATAGTTTGGAGGAAAAAGATACATAGTGGACCTGCTGATGCTTTCcattttcactgcagtaaaatAACTTGGTAA